In Streptomyces sp. Li-HN-5-11, the sequence CCTCGCCCAGTGGGAGCAGTTGTGCGGGGTGTACCGCTCGCTCGGCCACACCGTCGAGGAGCTCGCCCCCGAGCCGGGCCTGCCCGACATGGTGTTCACGGCGAACGGCGCCACGGTCGTCGGCGGCCGGGTGTTCGGCGCCCGGTTCGCGCACCCGGAGCGGGAGCCGGAGGCCGAGCGGCACCTGGAGTGGTTCGCGGCGCACGGCTTCACCCACCTGCACGTGCCCGTCCACATCAACGAGGGCGAGGGCGACTTCGCCGTCACCGCCTCCTGCCTGCTGGCCGGACGCGGCTTCCGCACCAACCCGCTCGCCCACGGCGAGGCCCAGGAGTACTTCGGCCGGCCCGTGATCGGCCTCGAACTGGTCGACCCCCGCTACTACCACCTCGACCTGGCGCTGGCCGTCCTCGACGACGCGGCGGACGAGATCGCCTACCACCCGCCCGCGTTCTCCCCCGGCAGCCGGGAGGTACTGCGGCGGCTCTTCCCCGACGCGCTGATCGCCGGCGAGGAGGACACGGCCGCGTTCGGCCTGAACGCCGTCTCCGACGGCCTCCACGTGATCCTCCCGCACACCGCGACCGGCCTCCACGGCCCCCTGCGCGACCGCGGCTTCGAACCGGTCCCCGTCGACCTGAGCGAGCTCCACAAGGGCGGCGGCAGCGCGAAGTGCTGCTCCCAGGAGCTGCGTGCCTGACCGGGGATTACGACGCCGAGTCGGCCGGGGGCCACGCGTCGCCCCAGTCCGTGTCGCGGGCCGCCTTGTAGAGGTCGCCGTGGCGTTTCGTGATCGTGCGGCGGACGAGCTGCTCGTCGGACTCGCAGAGGTCGAGAAGCACCTGGCCCTTGCGGATCTGCGGGCGCCGGACCACGCGGGAGTGCGCGGGGTCGGCAGGGAGGCGGGTGGCCGCGACGTAGCCGAACTTCTCGTCCTCGTAGGCGAGGGAGCCGCCCTTGACCTGCCGGTGCAGGGAGGAACGGCTGACCCGGGCCGAGAAGTGGCACCAGTCCGTGCCGGGGACGATCGGGCAGGCGGCGCTGTGCGGGCAGGGCGCGGCGACGCGGAAGCCCGCGCGGACGAGGCGGTCGCGGGCCTCGATGATCCGGTCGTACCCCGCGGGGGTGCCGGCCTCCACGATCACGACCGCCTGTGCGGCGGCCGCGGCCGCGTCGACGAGGGCGGCCCGGTCGGCCTCGGCGAGTTCGTTGAGGACGTACGACACCGTGACCAGATCGGTGCTTGCGAGGGCGAGCTCTGCTCCGATCCGGGCGCGCTGCCAACGGGCGTCCTTCAGTGCGGGGTGGGCGGCGGCGATCTCCCGGCCGAGGGCGAGCGCGGGTTCGGCCCAGTCGAGCACGGTCACCGGCCGCACCCCGTCCCAGGTGGCGCTGACGGCCCAGGTCGCGGCGCCCGTCCCGCCGCCGACGTCCACATGGCTGCCGGGCGCCCATCCGGGCACGGCGTCCGCGAACGCCGCCAGCGCCGACCGTACCGCCTCGAACGTGGCCGGCATCCGGTAAGCGGCGTACGCCACCACGTCGGCGCGGTCGCGCAGGATCGGCGCGTCGGTCGGAGTGCTCCCCCGGTAGTTGGCGATCAGCCGCTCCACCGCCCCGGCGGCCTGCCGGGGCGGGAGCCCGTCGAGCAGACCGGAGAGGGCCGCGCGGAGAGTCTCCGAGGGTGCTGCGGGCTCGTTCACCCGGCGATTCTACGAGGCGCCCCGCCGGCTGCTCCACGAGCGGAGCGGGTGGCGGATCTCGCTGGGGTGCCGGCCGGTGGTGCCGGCGGTGACGGGGACGGAGCAGCCCGCGATGCGGTGCAGGACGACCGCCCGGTGTTCGGGGGTTCGGTCGGTGTTCAGGGGCAGCGGACTGGTCCGGGCGTCGATGCAGCACGCGCCGGTTGCCGCTGCCCGTGGGGCGAAGGGCGCGCAGGGGCAGCCGGGCGGTTACTACCACTCGAGGCGGGAGTTGGTTCGCCAAGTCCCGGCGCCTGCGCCTGCTGGACCGTGCCGGAACGGTGCACCGGAGCGGGGCTGAGTCCGTCGGGGCTGTCCGAGGGCACGGTCGCAGGCGCCGCCGCACGAACGTCGCTCACGCTCCTCTGACCGCCCGCGCCAGCCGTGTCGCCGCCGCTGCCCGCGGCCCGCTGTCCGGCGGCCGTCTGCGCGGGTGCACCGTGTTCGCCAGCAGGATCAGGAAGGTGTCCGTCGCCGGGTCCAGGACCAGCGAGGTGCCCGTGAAGCCCGTGTGGCCCGCCGCTCCCCTTCCCGCCAGTTCTCCCATGAACCACTCCTGGTCCACGAGGAAGCCGAGCCCGGGCGGGGTCAGCAGCAGCTCCACGAAGTCGGGGCCGAGGATGCGGGCGGGGCCGTAGGAGCCGCCGGCCAGCAGGGTGCGGCAGAAGACCGCCAGGTCCGGTGCCGTGGAGAACAGGCCCGCGTGACCGGCCACCCCGCCCAGCGCCCAGGCGTTCTCGTCGTGCACCTCCCCGCGCAGCATCCCCCGGTCCGCCTTGGCCCACGGCCGCCGCTGGTCCTCGGTCGCCGCCGCGCCGGGGCAGGGCCCGAAGCGCGTCGAGGTCATGCCCAGCGGGCGGGTGATCCCCTCGTGGATCAGCACGTCGAGGGCGCGGCCGGTGGCGCGCTCCAGGACGTGTTGCAGCAGCAGCGGGTTCAGGTCGGAGTAGACGGGGGCGCCGGGGGCTCTCGCCGGCGGCTCCGCCCGCAGCATCGCGAGCCGGGAGGCGTCGTCCGGGCAGTCGTACAGGGGGAGTTCGGGGCGCAGGCCCGAGGTGTGGGTGAGCAGCTGCCGTACGGTGATGCCGTGCCGGGCGGCGGCGGGGAAGTCGGGCAGGTACGCGCCCACGCGCGCGTCGATGCCGAGCGTGCCGCGCTCGATCTGCTGCACCGCGGCGACCGCAGTGAACAGCTTGGTCAGCGAGGCGAGGTCGAAGGGCGTGTCGACGGTCGTCGCCACCCGCGCCGCGGGCGGCAGTTCGACACCGCGGTCGGTCTCCGGGTCGTAGCGCGCGTACCGTACGGCCCATCCCGCCGCCTCCGCGACCGCGATGACCGGGCCGCGCCCGGCCACCACCACGGCGCCCGGCGCCCAGGGGTGCTCCCCCCTGGTACGGGTTCGGACCTCGCGGACGAGGTGACGGAGTTCCACGGGGTCGAGTCCGGCCCTCTCCGGTGTGTCCGCGCGCAGTCTCGGTGCGCTCAGCTGTCCGCTCCCTCCGCGCCCGCAGGTGCATTCCCGGGACGGCACATTCCCACGAAGCAGGCCAGCGCCACCAGTGCGGCGGCCAGCTGGACGATCGCCATGGGCACGGCGGTGTGCTCCCCGGCGATCCCGACGAGCGGGGAGGCCACCGCGCCGACGAGGAAGGAGGACGCGCCGAGCAGGGCGGACGCCGTACCGGCGGCATGCCGGGTGCGCATCAGGGCGAGCGCCTGGGCGTTGGGCATGGTGACGCCCATCGCGGACATCAGCACGAACAGCGCGGCGGCCACCGGGGCGAGCCCGACCTCGCCGAGTGCCCCGGAGGCCATCAGCAGCAGGGCGGTCGCGGCCAGGACGACGACCGTGAGGCCGACGGCCAGCACCCGGTCCAGACGGACCCGGCCCACCAGCACCTTGCCGTTGATCTGGCCGACGGCGACCAGTCCCACCGAGTTGAGCCCGAACAGCAGGCTGAACGTCTGCGGGGAGGCCCCGTAGATCTCCTGGATCACGAAGGGGGACGCGCTGATGTACGCGAAGAGCGCGGCGAAGGCGAAACCGCCCACGAGCATGTACCCGGCGAAGGCGCGGTCGGCGAGCAGCCGGCGCATCGAGCCCAGCGCCTCGCCGATGCCGCCGCGGAGCCTGCCCGGGGCTCCCGGCTCCTCCTGAGCGGGGGTTGCGCCCGTCGCGGTCGGCAGGGTCTCCGGGAGCCGCGCCCACACGAGCGCGCCCAGCAGCGCCCCCACCGCCGTCAGGACGACGAACACGCCCCGCCAGTCGGTCACCCTGAGGATCTGCCCGCCGATCAGCGGTGCCACGATCGGCGCGACCCCGCCGACGAGCATCAGCGTCGAGAAGAAGCGGGCCATGGCCACACCGTCGTACAGGTCCCGCACGACCGCCCGGGCGATCACGATCCCGGCCGCGCCCGCGAGCCCCTGCGCCAGCCGGAAGGCGACGAGGGCCTCCACGTCGGGCGCGAGTGCGCACAGGGCGGTGGCGAGGACGTAGACGGCCAGTCCGGCGAGCAGCGGGCGCCTGCGGCCCCACCGGTCGCTCATCGGGCCGACCACCAGCTGCCCGAGCGCCATTCCGGCCAGGCAGGCGGTGAGGGTGAGCTGCACGGTGGCGGCCGGGGCGTGCAGGGAACGGGTGACCTCCGGGAGCGAGGGGAGGTACATGTCCATCGCCAGCGGGGGTGTGGCGGTCAGTCCGCCGAGGATCAGGGTCACCAGCAGGCCGGTGCGGCGGGCCGGCCGGGTGGCCTCCGCTGCCGTGTCCGCCGCCGTGTCCGTCTCCGGCGCGGCGGCCCGCGGCCCCGGCACGGCCGCCCGCGGCTCCGCCTGTGACGCGTGCGGCGGTGACGCCCCGCCCTCGGACATGTGTCCCTCCCTCTCCGGCTGCTGTGCCACCTATGCTCTCAGCTCGTACGCGGTGGCGAGGAACATGTGAACGAGTGCGAGGGTGGGGTCCGGAATGTCCGTGACGACGGAGCAGAGGGTGCGCTGGGGGATTCTCGCGACCGGCGGGATCGCGGCCGCGTTCGCGGCGGACCTGGTGGATCTGCCGGACGCGGAGCTGGTGGCGGTGGCCTCGCGCAGCGAGGAGGCGGCGAAGGCGTTCGCGGAACGGTTCGGGATTCCGCGGGCGTACGGCGACTGGACGGCGCTCGCGCGGGACGCGGACATCGATGTCGTCTACGTGGCCACCCCGCACTCCGCCCACCGGGCCGCCGCGGGCCTGTGCCTTCAGGAGGGCCGGAACGTGCTGTGCGAGAAGCCGTTCACGCTGAACGTGCGGGAGGCCGAGGAGCTCGTCTCGCTGGCGCGGGAACGCGGGCGGTTCCTGATGGAGGCCATGTGGACGTACTGCAATCCGCTGGTACGCCGTCTGAAGGCGCTGGTCGACGACGGCGCGATCGGCGAGGTGCGCACCGTGCAGGCGGACTTCGGCCTGGCCGGCCCCTTCCCGCCCTCGCACCGCCTGCGCGACCCGCACCTGGGCGGCGGGGCTCTGCTCGACCTCGGCGTGTATCCGGTGTCGTTCGCGCAGCTGCTGCTCGGCGAACCGTCGGACGTGACGGCGAGGGCGGTGCTCTCCCCCGAGGGCGTCGACCTGCAGACCGGCGCCCTGCTCTCCTTCGACGGCGGCGCGCTGGCGTCCGTCCACTGCTCCATCACCGGCGGCACGGCGACCTGTGCCTCCGTCACGGGCTCCAGGGGCCGTATCGACATCCCGTCCGGTTTCTTCCACCCGGACCGGTTCGTCCTGCACCGTGACGGCCGTGACCCGCAGGAGTTCGCCGCCGATCCGGCGGACGGGCCGCGCACCAGTTTCCGGCACGAGGCGCTGGAGGTGATGCGCGCGCTGCGGGCGGGCGAGGCCGAGTCGCCGCTCGTGCCGCTGGACGGCACCCTCGCCGTGATGCGGACGCTGGACGCGGTCCGGGAGCGGATCGGGGTGCGCTATCCGGGAGAGGTCGCCGAGCCCGCGCCGGCCTGACCCGGGTTCCCTCGTAGGCTGCGTTGGCATGACTGACGCCTCGACTGATGCCATGACCGACGCCATGACCGACGCGGCCACCGGCGGGCGCGCGAAGGTCGCCGTGGTGACCGGCGCGGGCTCCGGGATCGGGCGGGCCGTCGCGGTGGAACTGCTGCGCGCGGGCTGGTCCGTGGCGCTGGCGGGGCGGCACACCGGGACCCTGGAGGAGACCGCGGCCCTCGTCCCCGAGGCCGCCTCCCTGACCGTGCGCACCGACGTGGCACGGCCCGAGGACGTGGCCGGGCTGTTCGCCGCCGCCGTCGGGCGGTTCGGGCGGGTCGACCTGCTGTTCAACAACGCGGGGACGTTCGGTCCCGGCGGCGTGCCGGTCGAGGACCTGTCCTACGAGGCTTGGCGGCACGTGGTGGACACCAACCTCAACGGGGCGTTCCTGTGCGCGCAGGCGGCGTACCGGCAGATGAAGGAGCAGCACCCGCAGGGCGGCCGGATCATCAACAACGGCTCCGTCTCGGCGCACACGCCCCGGCCGCACTCGGCGCCCTACACCGCCACCAAGCACGCCCTGACCGGTCTGACCAAGGCGCTGTCCCTGGACGGGCGGCCGTACCGCATCGCGGTGGGGCAGATCGACATCGGCAACGCGGCCACCGACATGACGTCCGGTATGCGGACAGGCGCCCTGCAGGCCAACGGGGAGGTCGTGCCGGAGCCGGTGATGGACGTCGCCGATGTGGCGCGCACCGTACGGCACATGGCGGAGCTGCCGTTGGAGGCGAACGTGCAGTTCGCCACGGTCCTGGCGACGACGATGCCGTACGTGGGGCGCGGCTGAACGCCGGCCGCGCCGGCCCCGAGAGGCAATCTGCACAAGCGGAATGTAGAACTCCGTACCATATGGGCCGGTGACGGGCCTATGCTCGACGTCTCCCCCCACGAGACCTTCACAGCGAACTTCACAGTTGGAGCAGCGGGCTTCCGCGAGACCACACAGTGGGGGGGAGGCGGCGGCCGTTTCACGGCACCGGTTGGGGGCGGATCCCGCGCGGGACGCGGGGTGCGCACCGGTGCGTGGAACGGCCGCCGCGTGTGTTCAGCGCCGGTGGCGTCCGCGCGACTCGCCTGCGGCCGGCGCTCCCGGTGCGGGCTCCGAGCCCGCTGCCGGCCGCGAGCCCGCTGCTGCCGCCCTCGAACCGGGCCCCGACGCGGAGGACTCCGGTCCGGAGGCCGCCGCCCCGGGTGACGCCGCCCCCGAGGCCGCCGATCCGGAGGCCGCCGATCCGGAGGCCGCCGAAGCCTTCCTCAACCGTCGGCGCAGCGCCCACACCCCGCCCGCGAGCAGCGCGACCGTCCCGGCCCCGCCCTCCAGCAGCCGCCAGGCCGAGGGGCTGTGCGCCGCCGCGCCGGACGCCCCTGCGGCGCCCTGGGCGTTCTGCCGCGTGGAGGCTGAGCCCGCCCTCGCCCCGCCCTCGCTCAGCGGCTCGACCAGCGTGCCCACGGCCTGCGCGGAACCGCCCTGCGTGAAGCCCCAGTCGAGGAGGGCGGCGGTCTCCTCGTAGACGGCGTTGCTGCCGGCCGCCGGGTGCATCACCGTGACGAGCAGGGTGCGGCCCCCGCGGACGGCCGCTCCGGTGAAGGTGTTTCCGGCGTGGCTGGTGTAGCCGTTCTTCACGCCGATCAGTCCGCCGTACGTCTTCAGGCCCCAGCTGCCGGTAAGCAGGCGGTCGGTGTTCTGGATCTGGAAGGTCTTTCTCCCGCCTGCCGGGAAGTCGGCGGTCCGGGTGGCGCAGTACGAGCGGAAGTCGTCGTTCTTCAGCCCGTGCCGGGCGAACAGGGTCAGGTCGTAGGCGGAGGACAGCTGGCCGGGGTGGTCGTAGCCGTCGGGGCTGACCACGTGGGTGTCCAGGGCCTGCAGGTCGTCGGCCTTGGCCTGCATCTCGGCGACCGTCCGCGGCACGCCGCCGTTCATGTGGGCGAGCACATGGACCGCGTCGTTGCCCGAGCGCAGGAACACGCCCTGCCACAGCTGTTCGACGGTGTAGGTGGTCCCGGGCTGGATCCCGACGAGACTGGAGCCCTCGGGGATTCCGGCCAGGTCGGCCTCGGTGACCGTGTGCCGCTCGGTGCGGGCGAACTTCTTCAGCACCGTGTCCGCGAACAGCATCTTCAGGGTGGACGCGGGCGCGAGGCGCTGGTGCGCCTGGTAGGACGCGAGCACCTCACCCGTCTCGCAGTCGGCGACGAGCCAGGCTCGGGCGGTGAGCTTCCTGGGCAGACCGGTGGCGCCGCGCACCTGCACGCCGCCCTGGGCCAGTCGCTCACCGCCCACCGCGGTGGGGCCCGCGGCGCCGACGGCGGCAGGCGCGGCCGCGGCCGGGCCGCCGGCCGCGGTCACCAGCGGGGCGGCCAGGGGTGCGGCCGCCGTCAGGGCGAGCAGGGAACGCCGGGTCATGTGAGGGGACCGTGAATCGCGCACGTCGGGACGGTACAGACTGAGACTGTGCCGACGCACAGAGGGTCCTCAAAGCCCGGTCAAAGGATCATCAAAGGCGGGGTGTCGTCGCTCACGCCTGCCCGGTCTCGAAGCGGGTGATGCGGCCGTCGCCGGCGACGACGAAGCTCCAACGGGTGCGCATCTCGCCCCAGGTGTCGTTGCTGTACCGGGCGATGAGGGCGCGGCCGCCCCGGGACTCGTTGTCGACCTCCAAGTGGCCGTGTGTGGAGAAGATCTCCTGCTCGACCCACTCGGCGAGGTCCCGGTCCGAGCCGTCGTCCGACATGGTCGCGCCGGGCGCGAGGAGTTGCATGAAGCCCTCGCGGTCGTGGGCGTTGACGGCGGTGACGAAGGCACGGACGGCCGGGTCGCTGAGTCTGGCGGTCTGAATCGTCATGTCGGCAGCGTCACACCGGTGTCCCGGCCCCGCCACCCGAACGGCACCCCGGGCGGGCCGGACGGGTGTGGGCGGTGCGACGGTGGAAAGGCGAAGGGGATCTGTTTCCGCTGTCTGCCCGGGGAGTCACCGTGACCTGTTACGACCGACGTGATCTGGGCCTGCTGCTGCTCCGGCTGGGCACCGGCGGCGTGCTGGCCGCGCACGGGGCGCAGAAGCTGCTCGGCTGGTTCGGCGGAGGGGGGATCGAGGGGACCGGCCGGTACATGGAGTCCGTCGGATACCGCCCGGGGAAGGCGAGCGCGACGGCCGCGGGGCTGGCGGAGGCGGGCGGCGGTCTGCTGCTGGCCCTGGGGCTGGCCACCCCGGCGGCGGGCGCGTCGGCGGCCGGCGCCATGGCGGGCGCGGCCGCCGTGCACGCCCCCAACGGCTTCTTCGCGCAGGGCGGCGGCTACGAGTACGCGGCCTCCCTCGGCCTGGCCTCCGCCGGCCTCGCGGTCGCGGGCCCGGGGCGCCTGTCCGTGGACCACGCCCTCGGCCACGCGGTCAACCGCGGCTGGATGGTCCCCGCGGCGTTCGCCGCGGCGGCCTCGGCGACGGCAGTTGTCGTGGGCGCACGCCTCAAGCGGCTGCGGCGGGAGAAGGAGGGCGAGCAGGAGGCGCTGTTCGAGGAGGAGTTGATGGAGTAGGCGCGAGCTGGGGCCCCGTCAGCCGGCAGCGTGGCGAGACGTCGGCCGGGAGTCGTCTCGTCCAGTGCGTTCTGTTCGATGAGGGAGCCGGGCCGTGGCAGGCTGCGGTCCATGAGCGCTCACGACTCCGGCACTCCCCCGGCCCCGCCCGCGGACCTGTGGTCCTCCATCGACGACCTGTGGGCCTGGCTCGACGCGCACCGGTCCCGCGACGGCCACGAGGGCCTGCTGCTGCGCATGCTGAAGCTGTCGGAGGAGGTCGGCGAGGTCGCCGAGGCGGTGATCGGCGCGACGGGCCAGAACCCGCGCAAGGGCACCACCCACACCTGGGACGACGTGCAGGCGGAACTGTGCGACGTGGTGATCACGGCCCTGGTCGCCCTGCGCACGCTGACCCCTCGGACCCGCGAGGTCTTCACCGGCCACCTGGCCGCGGTCAGGGAACGCTCCCTCGCCGCGGGCCGGCCCGGCTGACGCTCGGTGTGCCGGGCCGTCTCTCAGAGCTTCGGCGAAGTGGCGTGACGTCCGCGTCGTGATCACGTGGGCCCGAGCGGAGCGAGCGGTCGGTGGGTGTCGCAGCGTCACGCCGCAGTGCGGGGGCGATGTTGGTCTTCCCGGCAGTTGTAAGAGATCCGGCCCTGCCGCACATCTCCCGGTTGACGGCCCGACGGCTGTCGACGGCCGGAACCATGGAGGTGCCGTGATACGACGACGAACAACCGCTGATGAACATGGGGACCCCGACGGACACAGGGCACTGGAAGCCCTCTACGCGGCTCATGCCGACCGGGTCCGGGCGTATCTCCTGCACCGCACGGACCGGGAGACAGCACAGGACATCCTGTCGGAGACCTTCGTGCTGGCCTGGCGCAAGTCCGGGTCCGTGCCCGACGACGCCCTACCGTGGCTGCTCGCCTCAGCACGGCGGCTGCTCGCCAACCGTGTGCGATCCGACCAGCGCCACCGGGCGCTCACCGAGCGCATGGCGGCGATGGCCGACCGGGCAGGGGCGGAGGAGATCGGTGACGCGGTAGGGACGCGTACGGAGGTGGCGGCCGCGCTGTCGGCGCTGTCCGAGCAGGACCGGGAGACGCTGCTGCTGAGCGCCTGGTACGGCCTGACGGCCCGACAGGCGGCCGCGGTCCTGGGCTGCACCACCACCGCCTTCGCCGTGCGTCTGCACCGGGCACGCAAACGCTTCAGGGCAGCGCTGACCCGCGCGGAGCAAGAACAGCCCGTCCCGGTTGCGCACCCCCACCCCCATCCCCGCTTCGCCCAGCAGGAGTCAGCATGAAGCAGAGCGCCACCGAGCAGAGCCAGACTCCCGACCTCGTCGCCATCCGTGCACTGCGCCCTGACGCCGATGGCACCGGCGGCTGGGCGAAGTCCGCCGACGGTCAGGCCGTACTGCGGGACATCCTGCGGCGCACCGAACAGCCGCCCGCCGCGGTCGGCTCCGGAAAGCGCCGGCGCCTGGTCCTGGTGGGCGCGGCCACGGCCGCACTCCTCGCAGGTGCCACGGCCACGGCCGTGGCCACCCTCGGACCATGGGAGGAGGACGGGCGCAACGTCATGTGCGCCCGCACCCTGTCGGCCGACGCGGACCTGAGCCAGCTGCCGTTGAAGACCAAGTTCGATCCGCGGGCTGCCGCCCGTTCCTGCGCGGCAGCCTGGCAGCGGATGTGGGGCGAGTCCGCGGCCGGCACGGGACCGGACACCCCCAGGCCGACCCGGTTCGTGGCCTGCTACCTGCCTCATGCGCAGCCCGACCACGGCGAGTCCTCGGACACCGACGGCCAGGGCGCCCTCGGCGCCCCGGTGATCTATCCGGCGGACGGCCGTCCCACGGAGAAGGCGGCCTGCGCGGCCATCGGATCCAGGCCTGTGGCGGGCGGTTGAGGGATGCCGACGTCTGTGGCTGTGGAACGCTCCACGGCCACTGAACCAGGTCCGCGCGCCCATTCAGGCAATGCACTGCGGGCGAACGGGAAAAGACACAGCCGGTAAGTGAACGGCCTCCGTCGTGAGAGTAATTTTTTACCCGTTCTGTGCAACCGACCGGACCATACCCACGTCTCCGATATGGCGGACGTGTCGCCCCCTTCCGGCCTTCATGATTTCTCCAACTTCTCCACCTCCTCTCTGGCCCACAAATAAATCGGACTATACGCTTTATGCATGCACGTCGCCTATGCGCGTAGAGCGCGCAGGCGACGTGCGCAGCCGGCGTGTGCGCCGACTGCGTCTGACCGGAAAGCGGTTGGCCAGAAAAGACGGGAAAAGCATGCAGCGTCGCGTTGTCATTACCGGGAGGTCTCTCCTCACGGTGGAACTGATGGCAGAGTCGCTCAACCGAGAGGAGGATTTCGATGTGGTGGCCCGCGTCAGCGGCTACCACAGGCTGATCGAAGTCGTGGAGCGCACGGATGCGGAGGTCGCACTGATAGACCCCGAAAGGATCGACGGGGACTGCCTCACGACGGCCGGCGAGTTACGCAAGGTGCGTCCCCAGTGCAGAGTGGTGCTGACCGTGGACGCTCCCACGCGGACCTTCGTGGACCGCGCCCTGCGAGCAGGAGTGCTGAGCATCGTCCCGAAGAGCGCCGGGCTGCGCAGACTGATCGAGTCGGTGCGCGGCGTCGCCTCGGGGCAGGTGATCATGGATCCGCGGCTGTTGTCCGCCGCGGGCGCGGAAGGCGGCCCGTTGACCGACCGCGAGGCCGACGTACTGCGGCTCACGGCTTCGGGAGCGTCGGTCAAGGAGATGGCGGAGGAGCTTTATCTGTCGGCGGGGACGATCCGCAATCTGGCCTCGGCGGCGATCAAGAAGCTCGACGCCCGCAACCGCTACGACGCGGTGCGCATAGCGACCGAACGGTGTTGGATCTGACCAGCCGACCAGCAGACGCATCCGCCGGTTCCCCGGGGCGGGTCGTCCCCGGGGGCCGGCAACGGCGCTCACTGTTCGCGGCAGAACTCGTCGATGGGATAGCCGACATGGCGATCGGCCGTCGGCAGGTGGCCGAGGATTCTGTCCCCGGGGCGGAGTTCCGTGCTGTTCAGCACCGCACCCCCCGGACCGAGCACCCTGACGTGCCAGTCGTCCTGGAGGATGAGGTTCACCGTCTGCCCGCCCGACGCCACCGCGTCGACGGAGATCAGCGGCCGTGTCTCGATCTTGACCCGCCCCACGCTGACCACGCGGGTGCGCCCCTGCGTGTCGACGGCCAGCACCTTGCTGCCCGCGGTCAGCTCGCTCAGGTACTGGGTCCGGCCGTGGCTGGAGACGGTGTAGGAGTGGATCGCGCCCGCGTTGACCCTGAAGGGCCTCGTCGGCATATAGGGCAGGGGATGGGTCTCGC encodes:
- a CDS encoding MazG-like family protein; this encodes MSAHDSGTPPAPPADLWSSIDDLWAWLDAHRSRDGHEGLLLRMLKLSEEVGEVAEAVIGATGQNPRKGTTHTWDDVQAELCDVVITALVALRTLTPRTREVFTGHLAAVRERSLAAGRPG
- a CDS encoding response regulator transcription factor: MAESLNREEDFDVVARVSGYHRLIEVVERTDAEVALIDPERIDGDCLTTAGELRKVRPQCRVVLTVDAPTRTFVDRALRAGVLSIVPKSAGLRRLIESVRGVASGQVIMDPRLLSAAGAEGGPLTDREADVLRLTASGASVKEMAEELYLSAGTIRNLASAAIKKLDARNRYDAVRIATERCWI
- a CDS encoding sigma-70 family RNA polymerase sigma factor → MIRRRTTADEHGDPDGHRALEALYAAHADRVRAYLLHRTDRETAQDILSETFVLAWRKSGSVPDDALPWLLASARRLLANRVRSDQRHRALTERMAAMADRAGAEEIGDAVGTRTEVAAALSALSEQDRETLLLSAWYGLTARQAAAVLGCTTTAFAVRLHRARKRFRAALTRAEQEQPVPVAHPHPHPRFAQQESA